Below is a window of Lacrimispora xylanolytica DNA.
AATCAGGAGCTTCCACGTTCAAAGTCTCAATAGAATGGTATGGAATCCCCTTAGAGCTGAAATACCCATTTTCCGGATCCACAATATCTTCTCTTAGTTCCAGGAACCTGTTTTGATATTCGTCTGTGCCTTTTGCCTTACTTTCTGCTGCATTACTTTGCATCGCTGGTCCAAAGCCTGTGGTCAGCATGCTCGGTAACACCATAGCTGCTATCAAAAGCTTAGCGATTCGTTTCCTCCTCTCTCTGGTTAAGAAAGCATGAACATGAACCTTACAAGTTGGCCTATTGCCTTTAAATAATTCCTTATGTATCATACTGTAACCTCCTCTTAGTTTTTATCTAACAATTCCTTCGTCAGCCGGATCCTTACCTGCGTAACACCCCTCACCTCTCACCCTCCTTTTTTCGTTTTTTACAGGAGAACATCCATCTATCCGAGTGAATTGAAAGTTCCATTGAAAACCTCTTGCTCCTTTCTTGTCCATATTTTTGCGTCTGATTTTTGTATATGTTAAGTGTTTTATTCGTCTCATGAAGCAATTTAAAAATATACGGATAAATACATACATTATGGCTTATGATTGTCTTTGAAATTTAATATTATTCAACCATTTATCTAATATTTATTTAACTCATTCATTTGTTATCCAATATTAATTTATCACTTTATTATTAATATGTTAATTGTATGTAATAAATCCGATTCTGTTCGTAATTTTCAACACACTTTACCATAAACACCTGCAAAGGCCATGGCCTGATCATAAGGATTTATTCTACTGTTATAACTTCTAACCTTGTACCCATTCGGCTGAACAATTCATTGGATATACTGCCCTCATTGTCAGCAATCACAGGTGCCAGCAACGCCTTACCATTTTCTTCACCGATGAATGTTACAATATCACCAACTGTCACATCTTCTATGCCCGTTACATCAACCATTAGCTGGTCCATACAAATACGTCCTACAATCGGCGCCAGGTTCCCATTGATAAGCACATGTCTGCTTTCAGATGATAAATTTCTTGGCAATCCATCTGCATATCCAATTGGTATGACAGCTATGGTACTGTTTTTGGCTGGGGCAAAGGTTCTATGATATCCCACACCTTCCCCTATAGTTACCTTTCTTAAAAGAACTACTTTGGATTTTAATGAAAGAACAGGGTGTAAATTAAGCTGTGTTTTTATTGGATCACTGGAACTGCTTAATACTCCGTAGAGAGATATGCCTGCCCTCACAAAGTCGCATTTAAGTTCCGGGTAATTAAGGAAACCATAACTGCTTTGAATGTGTATTTTAGGGCACTTATAACCTGAATTCTCAATGATGTCTACGAGCTGATAAAACCGCTTTATCTGTATTTCTGTAAACATTATATCTTCTGGGGAAAGACTGTCAGATGCACACAAATGAGTGTAGATCCCAGTGACATTTATATGTTTCATGTTAAACACGTCTATGACATGTTCGTGATCAGAAGCATCAAATCCAAGACGGTGCATTCCTGTATCGATTTTAATATGAGCGCTCACCTTGCAGCCTTGCTCATTAAGAAGTATGGCATAAGGATGATCGATTAATGTCTGAGTAAGTCGATATTTATAAAGCTCCCTCGCTCTTAGAGGGCTTGTATATCCAAGTATCAGAATGTCACTTCGTATTCCATATTTTCGTAATTCAATTCCTTCGTCTATGGTAGCGACCGCAAATGATTTGACTCCTGTTTTTTCCAGATGAGTCGATACGGCAAATGCACCGTGTCCATAGGCATTCGCTTTTATAACCGCCATCAGATTGCAGTTTTCAGGCATCTGGCTTTGAAGCTCTTTTGCATTGTTTTCTATATTATTTAAACTGATTTCTATCCAGGCTCTGGCTTTTGCTTTTTTATCTTGTAGTTTTTCTTTATTCCTGATCTTTTGTATAAACAGAGCCAGGAATAGGGAAAAGAAAATGGAACAAACGCTGACTGTCAAGTAATGAACCATACTGTTTTCAATAAAGACCCATTGTAATCTCATCATTTTAGCTGCCATTCGAACCATGACAATTATCATAGGGTGAATGATGTATAGGATAAGAGGAGCCGTTCTAAGAGATAAGAGCTGTTTTCCAGTAAAGGAGCGCAAGAAAGAAAACAGATAATACATCGCAGGTATCAGCATCACATACATGCTGTCATGCCTTTGATAACCAAGTTGATGCAGCAAAAGCCCTTCACCAAGCATCAGAAGAAATGAACACATAAATTTAACCAGACTCGTTTTCCAAGAGCTGCGAATAGGATTTCTGGCGAGGATCCCTCCCAGCACAAAAAAGATGGGAGCAAATAAAATACCATTTCTTGTATAATCAAATATTTGAAACAGATAACCATAGAAGCCTTTAAAAAATGGCAGCTTTTCAGAAAGGCCATAATAGCTATCTCCAAACAATCCTATGACATAGAGTACCATAGCAGCCATAAATGCCTTCTTAAAGCCAAGCCCTTTTACCAGATACCACGCAATGACTGCTCCCATGATAGAGGCAGGAAGGTACCAGAGATGATACAGCGTGCCATCAAAGAAAATATCCTTGATTATATTAGGAAATAGATTCTCTATGGCAAAATAGCCATTATATATGTTCAATGGAATGTAAGCTGCAATGGCCAGTCCATAAATGACTGATGTCTTTTTTACAAATGTTCTTAGCTTATCTCCACTATATGTGTATTCTGATATCAGAAAAAATCCTGATGCCATAAAGAAAAATGGTACCGCCATTCGGCCAATCAGCCGTGTTAATATAAAATCTCCCATTTCACTATAAGTAGACAAGGGTGAGGTATGGATTGCTATAACTAAAAGCGCTGCTACATACCGGAAAGAATCAATGCCTACATAATGTTTCCTGTTATTCACTTGTATTCCTCCACATTGTCACGATGAATCCGTCTACATTGTTTCCGGATACCAGATAAATGACATCGTTTCTCATTGTTAATGTTGTCTCGCCTGTTAAATTCGCCGGTAAATAAAAGATCTCCCATTCTCCGCTTACATTCTTTATCTTTACATGCGTCTCATTGTATAAAAACTGCTTCATGTACTCCAGATATTCTTCCAGTACGAACCCGTGATTGTACATAATCTCGGAATGAGGATGGCCTACATAACGAAAGTGCCAAGGTTCGTGACCAATACCGGTGATTCTTTCCTTTCCTTTGGGGTATCGTTCGATAAATCCATACTGCAAGGCTGTTTTTCGAAATTCATTGCAAATACCCTCATAGGGAAATTCGGGACAGATAAAATCGATATCGCCTTTATTAAGCCCTAAATCTATGGCAAGTCCGGTTTGATGTTCGCTGTGATAAGGCAGCGCAACGAATTTTTCAGTAAATTCTTTCCCATTTTCTTGTAAGGAGTTATCATATATCTCGGTTTGTTCCGCTGCCGCACGATAGCCGCTTACCGGTACAATCTCGTCCTTACAGCCTATCTTTTGCCAAACCAAATGCAGTGCATTAACGGCTTCCCGCCCCATAAGGATATGGGGGTATCTGCTATCAACCGGCTGCAGCTCATTTTCCTTAGATGAACGCAGGGGAGAAGCACCATTTACAAGAATTAGGTTTCCGGTATATATTTTTTCTTTTGGCAATCCAATGGTATTTATCATAAAGTGTATAACCCGATCAGCTTGTCTAACATTTCAGGAAAAGACAACCCGATTCCTTTCATCATATTGGGATAACGGCTATGAGTGGTAAAACCAGGGATTGTGTTCACTTCATTAAATACGATTTCCCCGGAAGGAGTAAGGAACATATCCACTCTGGCAAATCCGGAACAGCCAAGTACTTTGTATATTAACTTTGCTGTTTCCTGTATCCTTTTTTCAGTATCAAAATCAATTCTTGCAGGCATATGGATGAAGGAGCTTTTCAAGGTGTATTTTTCAGTGTAGTCAAAAAATCCCTGGGTCAGCTCTATTTCATCAACTCTGCCAACCGTCAAATCTTCTTTTCCCAATACAGCGCAGCCAACTTCAAAGCCATCTATATTTTCTTCCACAATTACTTCATTATCATGTTTAAAGGCAATCTCTACTGCTCTATGCAATTCACCCTGACTATATATTTTAGTGATTCCAAATGAGGAACCTGCTCTGACTGGCTTAACAAAAAGCGGATACGCTAATTCAGCTGATATTTTCCTTAAAGCTGCTTCCATCTCAAGATATTGAAAGGTAATGGACCTTGGCACCAATACGCCTGCAAGCCCAACCAGTTTATGCGCCCTGTCTTTATCCATGCAAAGCGCGGAAGAAAGCACATTGCAGCCAACAACGGGAATCCCAGCCAATTCAAATAATCCCTGTACGGTTCCGTCCTCTCCATTTTTTCCGTGTAACACTGGTAAGACTGTATCAACTTTCATAACAGTGTAACTGTCTTCAAAAAATTCTAAAAAACCTTTGACCGAAGGATTCTGAGAAACCACCACGGGATGCAAAAATTGTGGTTCATAAAACCACGTATCGTTCCTTATCGTTTCGTAATCTCCTGTATAATGAAACCATTCACCATCTCTTGTGATTCCAATTGGGATGATCTGGTATTTTTCTGTATTTATATTTTCAAATACAGAGGCTGCCGATTGAAGTGACACCTTATATTCCGAGGAATTCCCTCCAAAAATGACTGCTATTTTTTTCTTTTCCATTGCAATTCTCCTTTTTATGACCTTGTATGTGATATGTGCTCCCCGTTCCTCTGGGCGTTATTTTCTGTTACATAAAAAAACACCCTTGCTTTGACACAATAATTGTATCAATAACAAGAGTGCTGTTTATTCGTTTCCCCATATGGAATTCTATTGTTTTTATATGTTAATTCTAACAATTTTCCTACGAAAGCGGCAATGTGACCGTAAACTCTACGATATCATTTTCACTGTGTGCGGTTATGGTCCCATGATGAAGGGATATTATTTCTTTCGCAATGGCAAGTCCAAGACCGGCCCCTCCGTTGTTTGTACCGCGTGATGAGTCCAGGCGATAGAATTGTTCAAACACCCTTTCCAGTTTTTCCTTTGGAATTGTATTTCCATGATTTAGAAACTTTATGGTCGTATGGGCGCTTGTTTGTGTTACGCTAATCTCAATCACCGTTCGTTCAAAGCTGTAAAATACAGCATTTCTAAGCAAATTATCGAATACACGCTGTATTTTGTCTGCATCACATCTCACTGTTATATTGGGAGAAATGCTGTATTTGCATTCCAATTTTTTCTCTAACAGCATTGGTTTAAACTCAAAGATAAGTTGCTCTAATAATCGGGTTACGTTCACATTGCTATACTGAAGTTCAATGCCTGACAGGTTGAATCTTGTAATTTCAAAAAACTCATTGATTAAGTCCTCCAGACGTTCCGCTTTGTTAAGGGAAATGGACAAGTACTTAATCCGTAGTTCCTCCGATATTTTAGTTTCATCACGCAGCAAGGTAAGGTATCCAATCACCGAGGTGAGGGGTGTTTTTAAGTCGTGAGCCAAATACACAATTAAATCATTTTTTCTTTGCTCTGCGTCCTTTGCAAGCTGCGCATTGCGCAAAGCCATTTCCCGCACCTGATTCAGTTCATCCTGAACCGTTTTCAAAACATCTGGAAGTATAATCTGTTCTGTAGTGGGGGCTGCAAGCTTTTCAGATGCAGTGATAATGTGATCAAGATAAGAAAGCGGCTTTTTTACAAAAAGATAGGTGATATAAAACCAGCCTGCCATCATTGGAATTCCTAAAAAAACTACAATATAATCCCTTACAAACCTGAGAATTTCATAAAATGGATTATATCGATACCACGAAATACTGGATACAAATAAATACGCTATAAATGAAAAGAGAAGAAAAGCAACAAAGAAGAAACCTAAGGCTATAAAATATTGCAGGGCAATACTTCTGCTTATCTGGCTTTTATAATTTGATCTGGACCTTGATGATTTACTCAATGGTATAGCCGACCCCCCATACAGTTTTAATGATTTTAGGATTCTTTGCTGGCTCCTTTAATTTTTCTCTCAGTCTTCCGATATGGGCCATGACCGTATTGTTATTATCCAGGTATTTTTCTCCCCAGACTGCTTCAAAAAGTTCCTCTGATGATATTACCTTGCCTCTATTGTCACACAGATACCAGAGAATTGAAAATTCTATGGGTGTAAGTGTAACCTCCTTATTAAACAGTTTACATCTATGGGTTACTCTATTAATGATCAGACCATTGATATCGATTTCGTCCTTCTCTATACTTAAGGATTCTCTGGAGTTGTTGTTATATTTGACATAGCGGCGTAGCTGGGTC
It encodes the following:
- the vanT gene encoding serine racemase VanT catalytic subunit, coding for MNNRKHYVGIDSFRYVAALLVIAIHTSPLSTYSEMGDFILTRLIGRMAVPFFFMASGFFLISEYTYSGDKLRTFVKKTSVIYGLAIAAYIPLNIYNGYFAIENLFPNIIKDIFFDGTLYHLWYLPASIMGAVIAWYLVKGLGFKKAFMAAMVLYVIGLFGDSYYGLSEKLPFFKGFYGYLFQIFDYTRNGILFAPIFFVLGGILARNPIRSSWKTSLVKFMCSFLLMLGEGLLLHQLGYQRHDSMYVMLIPAMYYLFSFLRSFTGKQLLSLRTAPLILYIIHPMIIVMVRMAAKMMRLQWVFIENSMVHYLTVSVCSIFFSLFLALFIQKIRNKEKLQDKKAKARAWIEISLNNIENNAKELQSQMPENCNLMAVIKANAYGHGAFAVSTHLEKTGVKSFAVATIDEGIELRKYGIRSDILILGYTSPLRARELYKYRLTQTLIDHPYAILLNEQGCKVSAHIKIDTGMHRLGFDASDHEHVIDVFNMKHINVTGIYTHLCASDSLSPEDIMFTEIQIKRFYQLVDIIENSGYKCPKIHIQSSYGFLNYPELKCDFVRAGISLYGVLSSSSDPIKTQLNLHPVLSLKSKVVLLRKVTIGEGVGYHRTFAPAKNSTIAVIPIGYADGLPRNLSSESRHVLINGNLAPIVGRICMDQLMVDVTGIEDVTVGDIVTFIGEENGKALLAPVIADNEGSISNELFSRMGTRLEVITVE
- a CDS encoding sensor histidine kinase; protein product: MPLSKSSRSRSNYKSQISRSIALQYFIALGFFFVAFLLFSFIAYLFVSSISWYRYNPFYEILRFVRDYIVVFLGIPMMAGWFYITYLFVKKPLSYLDHIITASEKLAAPTTEQIILPDVLKTVQDELNQVREMALRNAQLAKDAEQRKNDLIVYLAHDLKTPLTSVIGYLTLLRDETKISEELRIKYLSISLNKAERLEDLINEFFEITRFNLSGIELQYSNVNVTRLLEQLIFEFKPMLLEKKLECKYSISPNITVRCDADKIQRVFDNLLRNAVFYSFERTVIEISVTQTSAHTTIKFLNHGNTIPKEKLERVFEQFYRLDSSRGTNNGGAGLGLAIAKEIISLHHGTITAHSENDIVEFTVTLPLS
- the vanR gene encoding VanR-ABDEGLN family response regulator transcription factor, coding for MNESILIVDDEKEIADLLEVYLKNDGYTVYKYYDGLEAFKCIESNKLDMAILDVMLPGMDGFRICQKIRENYFYPVIMLTAKSEDTDKIMGLTLGADDYITKPFNPLEVLARVKTQLRRYVKYNNNSRESLSIEKDEIDINGLIINRVTHRCKLFNKEVTLTPIEFSILWYLCDNRGKVISSEELFEAVWGEKYLDNNNTVMAHIGRLREKLKEPAKNPKIIKTVWGVGYTIE
- the vanG gene encoding D-alanine--D-serine ligase VanG; this encodes MEKKKIAVIFGGNSSEYKVSLQSAASVFENINTEKYQIIPIGITRDGEWFHYTGDYETIRNDTWFYEPQFLHPVVVSQNPSVKGFLEFFEDSYTVMKVDTVLPVLHGKNGEDGTVQGLFELAGIPVVGCNVLSSALCMDKDRAHKLVGLAGVLVPRSITFQYLEMEAALRKISAELAYPLFVKPVRAGSSFGITKIYSQGELHRAVEIAFKHDNEVIVEENIDGFEVGCAVLGKEDLTVGRVDEIELTQGFFDYTEKYTLKSSFIHMPARIDFDTEKRIQETAKLIYKVLGCSGFARVDMFLTPSGEIVFNEVNTIPGFTTHSRYPNMMKGIGLSFPEMLDKLIGLYTL
- a CDS encoding M15 family metallopeptidase, whose protein sequence is MINTIGLPKEKIYTGNLILVNGASPLRSSKENELQPVDSRYPHILMGREAVNALHLVWQKIGCKDEIVPVSGYRAAAEQTEIYDNSLQENGKEFTEKFVALPYHSEHQTGLAIDLGLNKGDIDFICPEFPYEGICNEFRKTALQYGFIERYPKGKERITGIGHEPWHFRYVGHPHSEIMYNHGFVLEEYLEYMKQFLYNETHVKIKNVSGEWEIFYLPANLTGETTLTMRNDVIYLVSGNNVDGFIVTMWRNTSE